A single genomic interval of Dromiciops gliroides isolate mDroGli1 chromosome 1, mDroGli1.pri, whole genome shotgun sequence harbors:
- the DNASE1L2 gene encoding LOW QUALITY PROTEIN: deoxyribonuclease-1-like 2 (The sequence of the model RefSeq protein was modified relative to this genomic sequence to represent the inferred CDS: deleted 2 bases in 1 codon): MQTDSCSRLPRFGARTMRLPGALLAPLLLLLCPPAPTSAAAASRAAQLRVGAFNIRSFGDNKVADPACGSFIAQILAEYDVTLVQEVRDPDLSAVSALLEEINSISEYNYSYVTSEPLGRDNYKEMYLFVYRTETLSVLDSYCYPDPEDVFSREPFIVKFSSPKTGGTSSTHAAHTLPFHHSGLTPVYFCTAPTAVKEFVLVPLHSAPHNAVAEIDALYDVYLHVIDKWGTDDILFLGDFNADCNYVKQHDWANIRLRTSEIFKWLIPDNTDTTVGNSDCAYDRIVVCGSRLRKCIAPNSATVNNFQESFGLDQTAALAISDHFPVEVTLKTH, translated from the exons ATGCAGACCGACTCCTGCTCCCGACTCCC CCGGTTTGGTGCGCGGACCATGCGCTTGCCCGGGGCGCTGCTAGCCCCGCTGCTGCTCCTGCTATGCCCCCCGGCCCCGACCTCGGCTGCCGCCGCCTCCCGAGCAGCCCAGCTCCGCGTGGGCGCCTTCAACATCCGCAGTTTCGGGGACAACAAAGTGGCCGATCCAGCCTGCGGCAGCTTCATTGCCCAG ATCCTGGCGGAGTATGACGTGACCCTGGTTCAAGAGGTCAGAGACCCGGACCTGAGCGCCGTGTCCGCGCTCCTGGAGGAGATCAACAG TATATCCGAATACAATTACAGCTATGTGACCAGCGAGCCACTGGGACGTGACAACTACAAAGAGATGTATCTGTTTGTCTACAG GACAGAGACACTTTCTGTGCTGGACAGTTACTGTTACCCGGACCCTGAAGATGTTTTCAGCAGAGAACCTTTCATTGTCAAGTTTTCATCTCCAAAGACAGGTGGGACCAGCTCAACACACGCTGCCCACACTCTACCT TTTCACCACTCTGGACTAACTCCTGTCTACTTCTGTACTGCCCCAACAGCTGTGAAGGAATTTGTCCTGGTGCCCCTGCATTCGGCCCCACACAATGCTGTGGCAGAGATTGATGCCCTGTATGATGTCTACTTGCACGTGATTGACAAGTGGGGGACTGAT GACATCCTTTTCCTCGGCGACTTCAATGCTGACTGTAACTATGTCAAGCAGCACGACTGGGCCAATATCAGGCTTCGAACCAGCGAGATTTTTAAATGGCTTATACCAGATAACACTGACACCACTGTGGGAAATTCTGACTGTGCTTATGACAG GATTGTGGTCTGTGGCTCTCGGCTGAGAAAATGCATTGCACCCAACTCAGCTACAGTGAATAATTTTCAGGAGTCCTTTGGCTTGGACCAGACTGCG gCGTTAGCCATTAGTGACCATTTCCCTGTAGAAGTGACACTGAAAACTCACTGA